In Pseudophryne corroboree isolate aPseCor3 chromosome 7, aPseCor3.hap2, whole genome shotgun sequence, a single window of DNA contains:
- the LOC134943743 gene encoding speedy protein 1-A-like, which yields MDSRSSPGPSTSSQYHQRKRKRGTCGQYGEEHSSSGSPSPCKWRRGRIVSEVKAPFLQPEERAAFYDILEDDHIKNFLLQNTGLRMSDKYLLAMVLVYYKRAGLKTEEYGRNFFTALFLANQVEEDEAFRREIYPWALGWTWRTKMNHLHQRRDSLLRRMDFRAVVDRATCDLVMAEYPFHWVWLRTRPLHHGWAVRWYHRHWQEYQIRGPESSPLPCALCSATLGQPIKWEVVGNNICRQSEDEPEIILKVIVQ from the exons ATGGACAGCAG GTCATCTCCTGGTCCTTCCACCTCTTCCCAGTACCACCAGCGGAAGAGGAAGAGAGGGACATGCGGACAGTATGGAGAAGAGCA CTCATCATCTGGATCTCCAAGCCCCTGCAAATGGAGAAGAGGACGGATCGTCAGCGAGGTGAAGGCTCCCTTCCTGCAGCCGGAGGAGCGGGCGGCTTTTTATGACATCCTGG AGGACGACCACATCAAAAACTTTCTTCTCCAGAACACCGGCCTGAGGATGTCTGACAAGTACCTCCTTGCTATGGTACTTGTCTACTACAAGCGGGCAGGCCTGAAGACAGAGGAGTATGGGAGGAATTTCTTCACTGCCCT GTTCTTGGCAAACCAGGTAGAAGAGGACGAAGCTTTCAGAAGAGAGATCTACCCCTGGGCCCTCGGCTGGACATGGAGGACAAAGATGAATCACCTGCATCAGAGAAGAGACAGCTTGCTGAGGAGGATGGACTTCAGAGCCGTGGTGGATCGGGCCACCTGTGATCTG GTCATGGCGGAATACCCTTTTCACTGGGTCTGGTTGAGGACTCGGCCATTACACCACGGCTGGGCCGTACGCTGGTACCACAGGCACTGGCAGGAGTACCAGATACGAGGCCCAGAGAGCAGCCCTCTACCTTGCGctctctgcagtgccactcttggCCAACCAATCAAGTGGGAAGTGGTCGGGAATAACATCTGCCGACAGTCAGAAGATGAGCCCGAGATCATTCTAAAGGTCATTGTCCAGTAA